A stretch of Suncus etruscus isolate mSunEtr1 chromosome 9, mSunEtr1.pri.cur, whole genome shotgun sequence DNA encodes these proteins:
- the EIF1AD gene encoding probable RNA-binding protein EIF1AD, with amino-acid sequence MSRATKRKHVVKEVLGDHIVPSAHQKIVRVLRTPGNNLHEVETEQGQRFLVSMPSKYRKNIWIKRGDFLIVDPIEEGEKVKAEISFVLCKAHVRSMQKDGVWPAAFSDVVEKQSNNRQTQPELPAEPPTSGDESSSADDSDLFINTNRRQEEESDEDSEEEEEEMA; translated from the exons ATGTCTCGAGCCACCAAGAGGAAGCACGTGGTGAAGGaggtgctgggggaccacatagtgCCCTCTGCCCACCAGAAGATTGTGAGG GTACTACGCACACCAGGGAACAACCTGCATGAGGTGGAGACGGAGCAGGGCCAGCGCTTCCTGGTGAGCATGCCCTCAAAGTACCGCAAGAACATCTGGATCAAGAGAG GAGACTTCCTCATCGTGGACCCCATTGAAGAGGGGGAGAAGGTGAAAGCCGAGATCTCCTTTGTGCTCTGCAAGGCCCATGTGCGCtcaatgcagaaggatggagtcTG GCCTGCGGCTTTCTCGGATGTGGTGgagaaacaaagcaacaacag GCAGACTCAGCCGGAACTCCCAGCTGAGCCTCCGACTTCGGGAGATGAGTCCAGCTCTGCAGATGACTCGGACCTCTTCATCAACACCAACCGCAGGCAGGAGGAGGAGAGTGACGAGGacagtgaggaggaggaggaggagatggccTGA
- the CST6 gene encoding cystatin-M: MALPKLSLALSLALLASCVLARPHDVGSQPHEHLVGGRQELSPDDPQVKKVAQAAVANYNMGSNSMYVFRDTKIIRATSQLVAGVKYTLTMDLGSTSCRKTTLSGEQMDFTTCPLAADEEQEKLRCTFEILVVPWKNSSQLLSHDCVNL; encoded by the exons ATGGCGCTTCCCAAGCTCTCTCTGGCGCTCAGCCTGGCCCTGCTCGCTTCCTGCGTCCTGGCACGGCCCCACGATGTGGGGTCGCAGCCCCATGAACACTTAGTGGGGGGCCGGCAGGAGCTGTCACCGGACGACCCGCAGGTGAAGAAGGTGGCGCAGGCGGCCGTGGCCAACTACAACATGGGTAGCAACAGCATGTACGTCTTCCGGGACACAAAGATCATCCGAGCCACCTCCCAG CTGGTGGCTGGGGTCAAATACACCCTGACCATGGACTTGGGGAGCACTTCCTGCCGCAAGACCACGCTGTCTGGAGAGCAGATGGACTTCACCACTTGCCCACTGGCTGCAGATGAGGAGCAGGAG AAGCTCCGCTGCACCTTTGAGATCCTTGTGGTCCCCTGGAAGAACAGCTCCCAGCTCCTAAGTCATGACTGTGTGAACTTGTAG
- the BANF1 gene encoding barrier-to-autointegration factor — protein MTTSQKHRDFVAEPMGEKPVGSLAGIGDVLGKKLEERGFDKAYVVLGQFLVLKKDEDLFREWLKDTCGANAKQSRDCFGCLREWCDAFL, from the exons ATGACCACGTCCCAAAAGCACCGAGACTTCGTGGCTGAGCCCATGGGGGAGAAGCCCGTGGGGAGCCTGGCGGGGATCGGCGATGTCCTGGGAAAGAAGTTGGAGGAAAGGGGCTTCGATAAG GCCTACGTGGTTCTCGGCCAGTTTTTGGTGCTAAAAAAGGACGAAGACCTCTTTCGGGAATGGCTCAAGGACACCTGCGGAGCCAACGCCAAGCAGTCCCGGGACTGTTTCGGATGCCTGCGCGAGTGGTGCGACGCCTTCTTGTGA
- the SART1 gene encoding U4/U6.U5 tri-snRNP-associated protein 1 isoform X2 produces MGSSKKHRGEKEAAGTTAAAGTGGAAEPPPRHREHKKHKHRSGGGSSGGGGERRKRSRERGGERGSGRRGVEGEPRGSAHARERGQPEPSERRVKREKRDDGYEAAASSKASSGDASSLSIEETNKLRAKLGLKPLEVNAVKKEAGTKEEPVAAELINPMALRQREELREKLAAAKEKRLLNQKLGKIKTLGEDDPWLDDTAAWIERSRQLQKEKDLAEKRAKLLEEMDQEFGVSSLVEEEFEQRRQDLYSARDLQGLTVEHAIDSFREGETLILTLKDKGVLQEEEDVLVNVNLIDKERAEKNVELRKKKPDYLPYTEEEETVDSLAQQKPRSILAKYDEELEGARPQSFRLEQGGMADGLRERELEEIRARLRLQAQSLSTMGPRIASEYLTPEEMVTFKKTKRRVKKIRKKEKEVMVRADDLLPLGDQTQDGDFGSRSRGRGRRRVPETTEEPQEEEEKEPVAQPPQSDDTRVENMDISDEEDAGVAPSASPEAFEEDEAELELQKQLEKGRRLRQLQQLRDSGEKVVEIVRKLEARQRGWEEEDDPERKGTIVFNATSEFCRTLGEIPTYGLAGNREEQEELMDFERDEERSANAGSELDEDENLGWSTVNLDEEKQQQDFSASSTTILDEEPIVNRGLAAALLLCQNKGLLETTVQKVARVKAPNKSLPSAVYCIEDKMAIDDKYSRREEYRGFTQDFKEKDGYKPDVKIEYVDETGRKLTPKEAFRQLSHRFHGKGSGKMKTERRMKKLDEEALLKKMSSSDTPLGTVALLQEKQKAQKTPYIVLSGSGKSMNANTITK; encoded by the exons ATGGGGTCGTCCAAGAAGCACCGCGGGGAGAAGGAGGCCGCCGGGACGACGGCGGCGGCCGGCACGGGGGGCGCCGCCGAGCCGCCGCCGCGGCACCGCGAGCACAAGAAGCACAAGCACCGgagcggcggcggcagcagcggcggcggcggcgagcgGCGGAAGCGCAGCCGGGAGCGCGGGGGCGAGCGCGGGAGCGGGCGTCGCGGCGTCGAGGGCGAGCCCCGCGGGAGCGCGCATGCGCGGGAGCGCGGCCAGCCGGAGCCCTCGGAGCGCCGCGTGAAGCGGGAGAAGCGCGATGATGGCTACGAGGCCG CTGCCAGCTCCAAAGCCAGCTCAGGAGATGCTTCGTCCCTCAGCATCGAGGAGACCAA TAAACTCCGGGCCAAGCTGGGGCTGAAACCGCTGGAGGTCAATGCCGTGAAGAAGG AGGCGGGCACCAAAGAGGAGCCCGTAGCGGCCGAGCTCATCAACCCCATGGCCCTGCGGCAGCGTGAGGAGTTGCGGGAGAAGCTGGCGGCTGCCAAGGAGAAGCGCTTGCTGAACCAGAAGCTTGG GAAGATCAAGACGCTGGGTGAGGATGACCCCTGGCTGGACGACACGGCAGCCTGGATCGAGAGGAGCCGGCAGTTGCAGAAGGAGAAGGACCTGGCTGAGAAGCGG GCCAAACTGCTGGAGGAGATGGACCAAGAGTTCGGTGTCAGCTCCCTGGTGGAGGAGGAGTTCGAGCAGCGGCGGCAG GACCTGTACAGTGCCCGGGACCTGCAAGGCCTCACAGTGGAACATGCCATCGACTCCTTCCGAGAGGGGGAAACACTGATCCTCACCCTGAAGGACAAAG GTGTGCTacaggaggaggaggatgtgCTGGTGAATGTGAACCTGATAGACAAGGAGCGAGCCGAGAAGAATGTGGAGCTGCGGAAGAAGAAGCCCGACTACCTACCCTACACCGAGGAGGAGGAGACCGTGGACAGCTTGGCCCAG CAGAAGCCACGCTCCATCCTGGCCAAGTACGACGAGGAGCTGGAGGGCGCACGACCACAGTCCTTCCGGCTGGAGCAGGGCGGGATGGCCGATGGGCTGCGGGAGCGGGAGCTGGAGGAGATCCGGGCCCGGCTGCGGCTGCAGgcccaatccctgagcaccatggggccCCGCATCGCCTCCGAGTACCTCACGCCTGAGGAGATG GTCACCTTCAAAAAGACCAAGCGGAGGGTGAAGAAGATccgaaagaaagagaaggaggtgaTGGTGCGTGCCGACGACTTGCTACCTCTTGGGGACCAGACGCAAGACGGGGACTTTGGTTCCAG GTCTCGGGGCCGGGGACGGCGCCGAGTGCCCGAGACCACCGAGGAaccccaggaggaggaggagaaggaaccTGTGGCTCAGCCCCCTCAGTCTGATGACACCCGGGTGGAGAACATGGATATCAGCGATGAGG AGGATGCTGGTGTAGCGCCGTCTGCATCCCCTGAGGCCTTTGAGGAGGATGAGGCAGAGCTGGAGCTGCAGAAGCAGCTGGAGAAGGGGCGTCGACTGCGGCAACTGCAGCAGCTGCGGGACAGCGGGGAGAAG GTGGTGGAGATCGTGCGCAAGCTGGAGGCCCGGCAGCGCGGCTGGGAGGAGGAGGACGACCCCGAGCGCAAGGGCACCATCGTGTTCAACGCCACGTCCGAGTTCTGCCGCACGCTGGGCGAGATCCCCACCTATGGGCTGGCTGGCAACCGCGAGGAGCAGGAGGAGCTCATG GACTTCGAGCGGGATGAGGAGCGCTCGGCCAACGCGGGCTCCGAGTTGGACGAGGACGAGAACCTGGGCTGGAGCACCGTGAACCTGGACGAGGAGAAGCAGCAACAGGAT ttctcCGCTTCCTCCACCACCATCCTGGACGAGGAGCCCATCGTGAACCGCGGACTGGCAGCTGCCCTGCTCCTGTGTCAAAACAAAG GGTTGCTGGAGACCACAGTGCAGAAGGTGGCCCGAGTGAAGGCTCCCAACAAATCCCTGCCGTCCGCAGTGTACTGTATCGAGGACAAGAT GGCCATCGACGACAAGTACAGCCGGCGGGAGGAGTATAGGGGCTTTACACAGGACTTCAAGGAGAAGGACGGCTACAAGCCTGATGTCAAGATCGAGTATGTGGATGAGACAGGCCGGAAGCTCACGCCCAAGGAG GCCTTCCGGCAGTTGTCCCATCGCTTCCACGGGAAGGGCTCAGGCAAGATGAAGACAGAGCGACGTATGAAGAAGCTGGATGAGGAGGCG CTCCTGAAGAAGATGAGCTCCAGCGACACCCCCCTGGGCACCGTGGCACTGCTGCAGGAGAAGCAGAAGGCCCAGAAGACTCCCTACATCGTGCTTAGTGGCAGTGGCAAGAGCATGAATGC GAACACCATCACCAAGTGA
- the SART1 gene encoding U4/U6.U5 tri-snRNP-associated protein 1 isoform X1 yields MGSSKKHRGEKEAAGTTAAAGTGGAAEPPPRHREHKKHKHRSGGGSSGGGGERRKRSRERGGERGSGRRGVEGEPRGSAHARERGQPEPSERRVKREKRDDGYEAAASSKASSGDASSLSIEETNKLRAKLGLKPLEVNAVKKEAGTKEEPVAAELINPMALRQREELREKLAAAKEKRLLNQKLGKIKTLGEDDPWLDDTAAWIERSRQLQKEKDLAEKRAKLLEEMDQEFGVSSLVEEEFEQRRQDLYSARDLQGLTVEHAIDSFREGETLILTLKDKGVLQEEEDVLVNVNLIDKERAEKNVELRKKKPDYLPYTEEEETVDSLAQQQKPRSILAKYDEELEGARPQSFRLEQGGMADGLRERELEEIRARLRLQAQSLSTMGPRIASEYLTPEEMVTFKKTKRRVKKIRKKEKEVMVRADDLLPLGDQTQDGDFGSRSRGRGRRRVPETTEEPQEEEEKEPVAQPPQSDDTRVENMDISDEEDAGVAPSASPEAFEEDEAELELQKQLEKGRRLRQLQQLRDSGEKVVEIVRKLEARQRGWEEEDDPERKGTIVFNATSEFCRTLGEIPTYGLAGNREEQEELMDFERDEERSANAGSELDEDENLGWSTVNLDEEKQQQDFSASSTTILDEEPIVNRGLAAALLLCQNKGLLETTVQKVARVKAPNKSLPSAVYCIEDKMAIDDKYSRREEYRGFTQDFKEKDGYKPDVKIEYVDETGRKLTPKEAFRQLSHRFHGKGSGKMKTERRMKKLDEEALLKKMSSSDTPLGTVALLQEKQKAQKTPYIVLSGSGKSMNANTITK; encoded by the exons ATGGGGTCGTCCAAGAAGCACCGCGGGGAGAAGGAGGCCGCCGGGACGACGGCGGCGGCCGGCACGGGGGGCGCCGCCGAGCCGCCGCCGCGGCACCGCGAGCACAAGAAGCACAAGCACCGgagcggcggcggcagcagcggcggcggcggcgagcgGCGGAAGCGCAGCCGGGAGCGCGGGGGCGAGCGCGGGAGCGGGCGTCGCGGCGTCGAGGGCGAGCCCCGCGGGAGCGCGCATGCGCGGGAGCGCGGCCAGCCGGAGCCCTCGGAGCGCCGCGTGAAGCGGGAGAAGCGCGATGATGGCTACGAGGCCG CTGCCAGCTCCAAAGCCAGCTCAGGAGATGCTTCGTCCCTCAGCATCGAGGAGACCAA TAAACTCCGGGCCAAGCTGGGGCTGAAACCGCTGGAGGTCAATGCCGTGAAGAAGG AGGCGGGCACCAAAGAGGAGCCCGTAGCGGCCGAGCTCATCAACCCCATGGCCCTGCGGCAGCGTGAGGAGTTGCGGGAGAAGCTGGCGGCTGCCAAGGAGAAGCGCTTGCTGAACCAGAAGCTTGG GAAGATCAAGACGCTGGGTGAGGATGACCCCTGGCTGGACGACACGGCAGCCTGGATCGAGAGGAGCCGGCAGTTGCAGAAGGAGAAGGACCTGGCTGAGAAGCGG GCCAAACTGCTGGAGGAGATGGACCAAGAGTTCGGTGTCAGCTCCCTGGTGGAGGAGGAGTTCGAGCAGCGGCGGCAG GACCTGTACAGTGCCCGGGACCTGCAAGGCCTCACAGTGGAACATGCCATCGACTCCTTCCGAGAGGGGGAAACACTGATCCTCACCCTGAAGGACAAAG GTGTGCTacaggaggaggaggatgtgCTGGTGAATGTGAACCTGATAGACAAGGAGCGAGCCGAGAAGAATGTGGAGCTGCGGAAGAAGAAGCCCGACTACCTACCCTACACCGAGGAGGAGGAGACCGTGGACAGCTTGGCCCAG CAGCAGAAGCCACGCTCCATCCTGGCCAAGTACGACGAGGAGCTGGAGGGCGCACGACCACAGTCCTTCCGGCTGGAGCAGGGCGGGATGGCCGATGGGCTGCGGGAGCGGGAGCTGGAGGAGATCCGGGCCCGGCTGCGGCTGCAGgcccaatccctgagcaccatggggccCCGCATCGCCTCCGAGTACCTCACGCCTGAGGAGATG GTCACCTTCAAAAAGACCAAGCGGAGGGTGAAGAAGATccgaaagaaagagaaggaggtgaTGGTGCGTGCCGACGACTTGCTACCTCTTGGGGACCAGACGCAAGACGGGGACTTTGGTTCCAG GTCTCGGGGCCGGGGACGGCGCCGAGTGCCCGAGACCACCGAGGAaccccaggaggaggaggagaaggaaccTGTGGCTCAGCCCCCTCAGTCTGATGACACCCGGGTGGAGAACATGGATATCAGCGATGAGG AGGATGCTGGTGTAGCGCCGTCTGCATCCCCTGAGGCCTTTGAGGAGGATGAGGCAGAGCTGGAGCTGCAGAAGCAGCTGGAGAAGGGGCGTCGACTGCGGCAACTGCAGCAGCTGCGGGACAGCGGGGAGAAG GTGGTGGAGATCGTGCGCAAGCTGGAGGCCCGGCAGCGCGGCTGGGAGGAGGAGGACGACCCCGAGCGCAAGGGCACCATCGTGTTCAACGCCACGTCCGAGTTCTGCCGCACGCTGGGCGAGATCCCCACCTATGGGCTGGCTGGCAACCGCGAGGAGCAGGAGGAGCTCATG GACTTCGAGCGGGATGAGGAGCGCTCGGCCAACGCGGGCTCCGAGTTGGACGAGGACGAGAACCTGGGCTGGAGCACCGTGAACCTGGACGAGGAGAAGCAGCAACAGGAT ttctcCGCTTCCTCCACCACCATCCTGGACGAGGAGCCCATCGTGAACCGCGGACTGGCAGCTGCCCTGCTCCTGTGTCAAAACAAAG GGTTGCTGGAGACCACAGTGCAGAAGGTGGCCCGAGTGAAGGCTCCCAACAAATCCCTGCCGTCCGCAGTGTACTGTATCGAGGACAAGAT GGCCATCGACGACAAGTACAGCCGGCGGGAGGAGTATAGGGGCTTTACACAGGACTTCAAGGAGAAGGACGGCTACAAGCCTGATGTCAAGATCGAGTATGTGGATGAGACAGGCCGGAAGCTCACGCCCAAGGAG GCCTTCCGGCAGTTGTCCCATCGCTTCCACGGGAAGGGCTCAGGCAAGATGAAGACAGAGCGACGTATGAAGAAGCTGGATGAGGAGGCG CTCCTGAAGAAGATGAGCTCCAGCGACACCCCCCTGGGCACCGTGGCACTGCTGCAGGAGAAGCAGAAGGCCCAGAAGACTCCCTACATCGTGCTTAGTGGCAGTGGCAAGAGCATGAATGC GAACACCATCACCAAGTGA